One window of Siniperca chuatsi isolate FFG_IHB_CAS linkage group LG15, ASM2008510v1, whole genome shotgun sequence genomic DNA carries:
- the atg9a gene encoding autophagy-related protein 9A, whose product MAHFDTEYQRLEASYSDSPPGEENLLMHVPEGAKSQWHHIENLDLFFQRVYNLHQKNGFTCMLLGEIFELVQLLFVVGFTVFLANCVDYDILFANKFVNHTDSSKVTLPDAFLPVDVCSARIRDNAFVIFVLMISGVFWLHRLVKFIYNVCCYWEIRSFYINALKMTMSELPYATWQEVQARIVEIQKEHQICIHKKELTELDIYHRILRFKNYMVAMVNKSLLPVRFRLPALGESVFYTRGLKYNFELIFFWGPGSLFENEWSLKPEYKRGGNRAELADRLASRILWIGIANLLLCPVILVWQILYAFFSYTEVIKREPGSLGARCWSLYGRCYLRHFNELDHELMSRLSKGYKAASKYMNCFLSPLLTVVAKNVAFFAGSLLAVLIALTIYDEDVLAVEHVLSSITLLGVCITVCRSFIPDKHMVFCPEQLLRVILAHIHYMPDHWQGNAHRYETRDQFSQLFQYKAVFILEELISPVVTPIILIFCLRRKSLEIIDFFRNFTVEVVGVGDTCSFAQMDIRQHGHPAWMSEGKTEASIYQQAEDGKTELSLMHFAITNPQWQPPQETTHFISQLKERVHREATGAPSDTHPLSLSESEPRSLIANLLGGPSTLASIHFGGDGSLTNHAAAGISDGASALRSLSPISSSLHLRGSLSAAHRAAGHTSAMSKAMAGSGTDARTVSSGSSAWEGQLTSLVLSEYASTEMSIHALYMHELHKQQSRGELSRHTWHRQESDESSDSVPDEARSEPHLHSRHFPRSHTFPTTVPSPSAIPTSASATCSTTLGHGGASSQSSTQQHYSGPTIDSFGLGGKVVRSARVPMGGWAQEGQAAPRHHEPLPEESSEDEMPPHIHKVT is encoded by the exons ATGGCGCATTTTGACACAGAGTACCAGCGCCTGGAGGCGTCCTACAGCGACTCTCCCCCTGGAGAGGAGAACCTGCTGATGCATGTGCCTGAAGGAGCCAAAT CCCAATGGCACCACATAGAAAACCTGGACCTGTTTTTCCAGAGA GTCTATAATCTGCACCAGAAGAATGGATTCACCTGTATGCTGCTGGGAGAGATCTTTGAGCTGGT TCAGTTGCTGTTTGTGGTTGGCTTCACAGTGTTCCTAGCTAACTGTGTGGACTATGACATACTCTTTGCCAACAAGTTTGTAAATCACACTGATTCATCTAAAGTCACCTTGCCTGATGCCTTCCTCCCAGTGGATGTCTGCAGTGCCCG TATCCGAGACAATGCATTTGTGATATTCGTGCTGATGATCTCTGGGGTGTTTTGGCTACATCGCCTGGTCAAATTCATCTACAATGTCTGCTGCTACTGGGAGATCCGATCCTTCTACATCAACGCACTCAAGATGACCATG TCAGAACTCCCCTATGCAACATGGCAGGAGGTTCAGGCCAGGATAGTGGAGATCCAGAAGGAACACCAGATCTGCATCCATAAAAAAGAACTGACAGAGCTTGACATTTACCACCGCATCCTCCGCTTTAAAAACTACATG gttgccatggtgaataAATCACTCCTTCCTGTGCGATTTCGACTTCCTGCACTTGGGGAGAGTGTGTTCTACACCCGGGGTCTCAAATACAACTTTGAGCTCATCTTCTTTTGGGGGCCAG GCTCTCTTTTTGAAAATGAGTGGAGCCTGAAACCAGAGTACAAGAGAGGAGGTAACAGGGCTGAGCTGGCAGACAGGCTAGCATCCCGTATTCTGTGGATTGGGATTGCCAATCTGCTGCTGTGTCCAGTCATTCTGGTGTGGCAGATTCTCTATGCCTTCTTTAGTTACACAGAG GTGATCAAGCGAGAGCCTGGTTCTCTGGGAGCGAGATGCTGGTCGCTGTATGGTCGATGTTACCTGCGTCACTTCAATGAGTTGGACCACGAGCTCATGTCACGCCTCAGCAAAGGTTACAAG GCTGCATCCAAGTATATGAACTGTTTCCTCTCACCACTGCTGACGGTGGTTGCCAAAAATGTAGCGTTTTTTGCCGGGTCTCTTCTGGCTGTCCTCATCGCCCTGACTATCTATGATGAGGACGTTCTTGCAGTGGAACATGTTCTCTCGTCAATCACTCTGCTTGGAGTGTGTATCACAGTCTGCAG atCATTTATTCCAGATAAGCACATGGTGTTTTGTCCTGAGCAGCTGTTGCGGGTTATCCTGGCTCATATCCACTACATGCCTGACCACTGGCAGGGCAATGCACATAGATATGAGACCCGTGACCAGTTCTCCCAGCTCTTCCAGTACAAAGCA GTGTTTATTCTAGAGGAGTTGATAAGTCCAGTGGTGACTCCCATCATCCTGATCTTCTGTCTGAGGAGGAAGTCTCTGGAGATCATTGATTTCTTCAGGAATTTTACTGTGGAGGTGGTCGGGGTAGGAGACACTTGCTCCTTTGCCCAGATGGACATCAGGCAGCATGGACACCCTGCG TGGATGTCCGAGGGGAAGACAGAGGCATCTATCTACCAACAGGCAGAGGATGGGAAGACGGAGTTATCTCTGATGCATTTTGCCATCACTAACCCCCAGTGGCAGCCACCTCAGGAGACCACACACTTCATCAGCCAGCTGAAAGAACGAGTTCACAGAGAGGCCACAGGGGCTCCTTCAGACACTCATCCACTCTCACTGTCTGAGTCTGAG CCAAGGAGCCTCATTGCAAACCTCTTGGGAGGTCCCTCTACGCTGGCCTCCATTCATTTCGGCGGGGATGGCTCTTTGACCAATCATGCAGCAGCTGGCATAAGTGATGGGGCATCTGCCTTACGCTCCCTTTCCCCAATCAGCAGCAGTCTTCACCTGAGAGGCAGTTTGAGTGCAGCGCACAGGGCAGCTGGCCACACTTCAGCCATGAGCAAAGCAATGGCAGGCTCTGG GACTGATGCCCGAACTGTGAGCTCAGGCAGCAGTGCATGGGAGGGTCAACTCACCAGTTTGGTCCTGTCAGAGTATGCCTCCACTGAGATGAGCATCCATGCACTTTACATGCATGAG CTACACAAGCAGCAGTCCCGTGGCGAGCTATCCCGTCACACATGGCACAGGCAGGAGAGTGACGAAAGCAGTGACAGCGTCCCCGATGAAGCGAGGAGCGAACCCCACCTTCACTCCAGACATTTCCCACGCTCACACACTTTCCCCACCACAGTCCCCAGTCCCAGTGCTATTCCCACTTCAGCTTCAGCCACCTGCAGTACCACCCTGGGCCATGGGGGGGCTTCATCACAGAGCAGCACCCAGCAGCACTACAGTGGACCTACCATAG ACTCTTTTGGTTTAGGGGGAAAAGTAGTGAGGTCGGCCCGTGTGCCCATGGGAGGGTGGGCACAGGAGGGTCAGGCAGCACCACGACACCATGAACCACTACCAGAGGAGAGCTCAGAGGATGAAATGCCTCCTCACATACACAAG GTTACATAA
- the zgc:112416 gene encoding uncharacterized protein C21orf58 isoform X1: MPRFQHSSSVVDQMTRLKLKLLEKKLENEKHNMDYRAESAQSARSYDGQLDQLHRALRRKQDLLQRLREQHMLEDLHRPHTWGGSQKQYKSHFITAPQPPPPLPLQQPAPVLPFLPPPPPALPQPQPPRIIQQTLPQQPATIIQQLPQQQPLITQIPPPQPYPPPRSGSIKEDMVELMLMQNAQMHQIIMHNMMLKAMPPMALSPPGGPSQCTPHTTYLEQDSYQGNPIFVRSDVKPRGSAIHHHHHYGPSLAAPQLPPISHPTWLPGVSSVPAEQAAGHLPAIHHVTAPFTLPPLNGTQISL, from the exons ATGCCAAGATTTCAG CATAGCAGTTCTGTGGTTGATCAGATGACAAGACTCAAACTCAAACTGCTGGAGAAG AAACTGGAAAACGAAAAGCATAATATGGACTACAGAGCAGAGTCTGCCCAGTCTGCAA GGAGTTATGATGGACAGTTGGATCAATTGCACCGTGCACTGAGGCGCAAGCAGGACCTACTCCAAAGACTTAGG GAGCAGCACATGTTAGAGGATCTCCACAGACCTCACACCTGGGGAGGGTCACAAAAACAGTACAAGTCGCATTTCATCACTGCCCCTCAGCCGCCTCCACCCCTCCCACTTCAGCAGCCGGCCCCTGTTCTGCCCTTCCTACCCCCTCCACCGCCTGCCCTGCCTCAGCCTCAGCCTCCACGCATCATCCAACAGACT CTACCCCAGCAGCCTGCTACCATCATACAACAGCTGCCACAACAGCAGCCTCTGATTACTCAGATCCCCCCACCTCAGCCCTACCCTCCACCACGCTCAGGCAGCATCAAAGAGG ACATGGTGGAATTGATGCTGATGCAAAATGCCCAGATGCACCAGATCATAATGCACAATATGATGCTGAAAGCTATGCCTCCTATGGCTCTGTCGCCACCTGGAGGGCCCAGTCAATGCACCCCTCATACTACATATCTtgagcag GACAGTTACCAGGGAAATCCTATTTTTGTAAGGTCAGATGTCAAACCAAGAGGAAGTGctatccatcatcatcatcactatggTCCTAGCCTTGCAGCACCACAGCTGCCTCCCATCAGCCACCCTACATGGCTACCAGGGGTGTCATCTGTCCCAGCAGAACAAGCAGCGGGACATCTACCCGCCATACACCATGTAACAGCCCCTTTCACACTCCCACCACTTAATGG GACTCAGATTTCACTCTGA
- the zgc:112416 gene encoding uncharacterized protein C21orf58 isoform X2, with translation MDYRAESAQSARSYDGQLDQLHRALRRKQDLLQRLREQHMLEDLHRPHTWGGSQKQYKSHFITAPQPPPPLPLQQPAPVLPFLPPPPPALPQPQPPRIIQQTLPQQPATIIQQLPQQQPLITQIPPPQPYPPPRSGSIKEDMVELMLMQNAQMHQIIMHNMMLKAMPPMALSPPGGPSQCTPHTTYLEQDSYQGNPIFVRSDVKPRGSAIHHHHHYGPSLAAPQLPPISHPTWLPGVSSVPAEQAAGHLPAIHHVTAPFTLPPLNGTQISL, from the exons ATGGACTACAGAGCAGAGTCTGCCCAGTCTGCAA GGAGTTATGATGGACAGTTGGATCAATTGCACCGTGCACTGAGGCGCAAGCAGGACCTACTCCAAAGACTTAGG GAGCAGCACATGTTAGAGGATCTCCACAGACCTCACACCTGGGGAGGGTCACAAAAACAGTACAAGTCGCATTTCATCACTGCCCCTCAGCCGCCTCCACCCCTCCCACTTCAGCAGCCGGCCCCTGTTCTGCCCTTCCTACCCCCTCCACCGCCTGCCCTGCCTCAGCCTCAGCCTCCACGCATCATCCAACAGACT CTACCCCAGCAGCCTGCTACCATCATACAACAGCTGCCACAACAGCAGCCTCTGATTACTCAGATCCCCCCACCTCAGCCCTACCCTCCACCACGCTCAGGCAGCATCAAAGAGG ACATGGTGGAATTGATGCTGATGCAAAATGCCCAGATGCACCAGATCATAATGCACAATATGATGCTGAAAGCTATGCCTCCTATGGCTCTGTCGCCACCTGGAGGGCCCAGTCAATGCACCCCTCATACTACATATCTtgagcag GACAGTTACCAGGGAAATCCTATTTTTGTAAGGTCAGATGTCAAACCAAGAGGAAGTGctatccatcatcatcatcactatggTCCTAGCCTTGCAGCACCACAGCTGCCTCCCATCAGCCACCCTACATGGCTACCAGGGGTGTCATCTGTCCCAGCAGAACAAGCAGCGGGACATCTACCCGCCATACACCATGTAACAGCCCCTTTCACACTCCCACCACTTAATGG GACTCAGATTTCACTCTGA